A single Dermacentor albipictus isolate Rhodes 1998 colony chromosome 3, USDA_Dalb.pri_finalv2, whole genome shotgun sequence DNA region contains:
- the LOC139057721 gene encoding uncharacterized protein produces MDAVKPPEPLQLSGNLRRNWLLFKQKLELYITATSSDKPRKEAVKAAILLSTAGDDALDVYNNFVFAEGEDKEDYQTLVRKFEEYCLPEGNEVYERHIFRLRVQDEAEPFESFLRDLKKQAKLCNFGELEPSMIRDQVVFGINDKKLRQRLLGEKDLSLQKAEQMCKAAEVSAQQNASWSKERLQICCPVLPRCLGALKKRKTWISTQFKWSQAL; encoded by the exons ATGGACGCCGTCAAGCCCCCGGAGCCGTTGCAGCTTTCTGGAAACTTGAGAAGAAACTGGCTACTGTTTAAGCAGAAGTTGGAACTCTACATCACAGCGACGTCGTCAGACAAGCCAAGGAAGGAAGCCGTAAAAGCGGCAATACTTCTCAGCACCGCAGGTGATGATGCCTTGGACGTGTACAACAACTTCGTGTTTGCCGAAGGTGAGGACAAAGAAGATTATCAAACTTTGGTCAGGAAGTTTGAAGAGTACTGTCTCCCCGAAGGAAATGAGGTTTATGAAAGGCACATTTTCCGCCTTCGAGTGCAGGACGAGGCAGAACCATTTGAAAGCTTTTTGCGGGATCTCAAGAAGCAAGCGAAACTCTGCAACTTTGGAGAGCTTGAACCATCCATGATAAGGGACCAAGTGGTCTTTGGCATCAACGATAAAAAGCTCAGGCAGAGGTTACTTGGCGAGAAGGACCTTAGCCTGCAGAAAGCTGAGCAAATGTGCAAAGCAGCCGAAGTTTCTGCGCAGCAAAATGCATCATGGTCGAAGGAAAGGCTGCAA ATATGCTGTCCCGTGCTGCCACGCTGCCTGGGTGCGCTGAAGAAACGGAAGACGTGGATATCCACGCAGTTCAAGTGGTCTCAAGCCTTGTAA